The Candidatus Aegiribacteria sp. DNA window CGAACGGATCGAAACCTGATCAGCGAATTCAACTGGGAAAATGCTTTTGAAGTATACCGCGAGGCTGTAGAGATGGATTCGGGCAGGAAGTTTTCTGAAAACGACTTCTATGATATAGCAAAAGAATACCCTCTAGGATTATTCAGGGAGGGTTGTGAAAATATCGGACGCGCCACTGTTGCGCTGACCGCTGACGGAGACATTGTCTGTGGAGGGGAAGTGCAGGGCAATGCGGTAGTGGATATTCTCGGAGGGAATAAGGAATCTCTGATCAAGGCGGCACAGATGGCTGCGGAAGATTGCCGGGTACCTTCCGGTAAAAGTATTCGTCACTGTCTTGTCTCTGACTGCATATCCAGAGCACTTCTTCTTGAGAATGAATATTCTGAGGAACTCAAGGCAATAATTCGTGGAGCCCGGTCTGCTGATAACAGGGAAATTCCTGAAGGAGCCATGACACTGGGAGAAATTTCGTCCCTGGGAGAGCGATATCTTGAATATCTGAATCTTACAACGGTTGTAATGGTTTTGTATGAGTAAGGACAGAACGGATTCCAGAAAGACTATTCAGGAGATTTCTCTTCTTTACGAACTGTCACTTTCAATCGGCACTTCGATCAAAGTAAGGGAAAACTGCATCGAGTTTCTCAAGGCACTGATGCTGAGAAAGAACCTGGGATTCGTATCCGTCTGGATAAGAGATGTTTTCCTGTCAAAAATGCAGGATTCCGATGGAGTCTCCCTCATATATGCCCATCCTGAATTCAAGGTAAAGGATACTCACCTTTCTATTAACAGCCCTCTTTTTGAAGCCCTCAGAACCGGCGAAGTTGTAAGTGTATCCTCTTCTGAGGCAGCTTTTCAGGAGCTGGTCACTGAAAGCGGAATGGACAGGGGGATGTTTACGATATTTCCCCTGAATGAAATAGGTGTTCTCAAACTCTACTCAGTATCCAGAGAAGAGCATTTTGAGAAGAGGGAGATCAATCAGCTTCGAAGTGTTGTTTCAAAATTCGCAGTATCGCTTGCAGGATGTCTTTCACACGATATGCTCATGCGTGAGATATTGGAACGGAAGAAAGCGGAGAACGCGCTGAGGGAAAGCGAACAACGCTACCGCAGTCTTTTCAGTTCAGCAAGGGACGCGATATTCATAATGAAGGATTACAGGATAGTGGATTGTAATCCGGTAACACTGAGAATGTTCGATTGCACGCGAGAGCAGATTATCGGGAAATCACCTTACCGGTTTTCCCCGGAGCTACAGCCAGATGGTTCGAAATCCCGCGTTTCAGGAAAAAATAGAGCAACAGAAGCGCTCAAGGATGTACCC harbors:
- a CDS encoding PAS domain S-box protein gives rise to the protein MSKDRTDSRKTIQEISLLYELSLSIGTSIKVRENCIEFLKALMLRKNLGFVSVWIRDVFLSKMQDSDGVSLIYAHPEFKVKDTHLSINSPLFEALRTGEVVSVSSSEAAFQELVTESGMDRGMFTIFPLNEIGVLKLYSVSREEHFEKREINQLRSVVSKFAVSLAGCLSHDMLMREILERKKAENALRESEQRYRSLFSSARDAIFIMKDYRIVDCNPVTLRMFDCTREQIIGKSPYRFSPELQPDGSKSRVSGKNRATEALKDVPQIFEWLHSKWDGTPFYAEVALNKVSIAGENYLQTIVRDISDRRRAEEERLEFEKSVQHAQKLESLGILAGGIAHDFNNLLVGILGNADLALRDLSPSSSTHANIVQIEKAQQADAGVFRQRKIHNRSSEP